Proteins encoded together in one Acanthochromis polyacanthus isolate Apoly-LR-REF ecotype Palm Island chromosome 12, KAUST_Apoly_ChrSc, whole genome shotgun sequence window:
- the tnfb gene encoding tumor necrosis factor b (TNF superfamily, member 2), protein MEEYTITPGDVEVGVEERTVVLVGKKSSSSWMWKVCGALFVVALCFGGVLMFAWQWNGRSETKMQSGQREALIGKDGAEKTDPHYTLSRISSKAKAAIHLEGNYDEGENSELEWTNGQGQAFAQGGFRLDNNQIVIPQTGLYFVYSQASFRVSCGDEDGRRLAPLSHRIWRYSDSVGSKVSVMSAVRSSCQNTAQDDSLRDGQGWYNAIYLGAVFQLNKGDRLWTETNQLSELETEEGKTFFGVFAL, encoded by the exons ATGGAGGAGTACACAATCACACCGGGTGACGTGGAGGTCGGCGTGGAGGAGAGGACGGTGGTTCTGGTAGGCAAGAAGTCATCATCGTCCTGGATGTGGAAGGTGTGCGGGGCCCTGTTCGTGGTGGCCCTTTGTTTCGGAGGCGTCCTCATGTTTGCTTGGCAGTGGAACGGGAGGTCAGAAACAAAG ATGCAATCAGGTCAAAGAGAAGCTCTAATCGGGAAGGACGGTGCCGAGAAAACAG ATCCCCACTACACGCTGAGTCGAATCAGCAGCAAAGCCAAGGCAGCCATCCATTTAGAAG GCAACTACGATGAAGGCGAGAACTCTGAGCTGGAGTGGACCAACGGTCAGGGCCAGGCGTTTGCTCAGGGCGGCTTCCGGCTGGACAACAACCAAATCGTGATCCCGCAGACCGGCCTCTACTTCGTGTACAGTCAGGCGTCGTTCAGAGTGTCCTGCGGCGACGAGGATGGAAGACGCCTGGCGCCTCTCAGCCACAGGATCTGGCGCTACTCAGACTCGGTTGGAAGTAAGGTGTCCGTGATGAGCGCAGTGAGGTCGTCGTGCCAGAACACGGCTCAGGACGACAGCCTCAGAGACGGGCAGGGCTGGTACAACGCCATCTACCTGGGCGCCGTGTTTCAGCTGAATAAAGGTGACCGACTGTGGACAGAAACCAACCAGCTGTCGGAGCTGGAGACCGAAGAGGGCAAGACTTTCTTCGGGGTTTTTGCACTTTGA
- the lta gene encoding lymphotoxin-alpha encodes MEGQSRSSHRYLLLQVWCALLTVSMVVMAVFVASIKPKSAQDEVSTLKPANVSPTAQVLDAMNDQSWEESLACDSCSLVLQDNSIYFKKQGLYFIYAQVTFREMNESNFMVLKRNAVFGKSMITLAEGTCPPEKVSVLVARIVRLTEGDSVSLNISGVILKESTVWGAFQLH; translated from the exons ATGGAGGGTCAGTCGAGGTCCTCTCACAGGTACCTGTTGCTGCAGGTGTGGTGTGCTCTGCTCACCGTGTCCATGGTGGTTATGGCTGTTTTTGTAGCTTCCATCAAACCAAAGTCAGCACAG gaCGAAGTCTCCACACTGAAGCCAGCCAATGTCAGTCCAACAGCACAAGTACTGGAtg CTATGAATGATCAGTCTTGGGAAGAATCACTCGCCTGCGACTCATGCTCCCTGGTCCTGCAAGACAACTCCATCTACTTCAAGAAACAAGGCTTGTACTTCATCTATGCTCAGGTCACCTTCAGAGAGATGAATGAGTCCAACTTCATGGTCCTGAAAAGAAACGCAGTGTTTGGCAAAAGCATGATCACACTGGCTGAGGGGACGTGCCCTCCGGAGAAGGTCTCTGTGTTGGTGGCCAGAATCGTGAGACTCACGGAGGGAGACAGTGTCAGCTTAAACATCTCAGGTGTTATTCTGAAGGAAAGCACAGTCTGGGGCGCCTTTCAGCTTCATTAG